A genomic window from Carassius auratus strain Wakin unplaced genomic scaffold, ASM336829v1 scaf_tig00025933, whole genome shotgun sequence includes:
- the LOC113078552 gene encoding carcinoembryonic antigen-related cell adhesion molecule 2-like, whose amino-acid sequence MNVLIWITLCGSCVQGAAGVDEDRAPVSVTEGNSVTLHTDVTTNQQDRIKWYFGKTLIAQITGGQSKICTGVQCKERFRDRLELDHQTGSLTIMNINLSDSGEYTLQIISRSILSEKIVHVSVCGVSGEQDEMKRKSVKEGESVTLHPGVGRKANDLMTWYCNGIVIVEITGDQSKICSDADCKDRFGDRLKLDHQTGSLTIMNTTNTDSGEYKLQIRSSSSIVVTSLKGFSVYITAVPDSGLSPGAVAGICVALLLVVCGVGGVLAKRKGEN is encoded by the exons ATGAATGTCTTAATATGGATCACACTGTGTGGATCCTGCGTGCAag GTGCTGCTGGTGTTGATGAAGACCGTGCACCTGTGTCTGTGACAGAAGGAaattcagtcactctacacactgatgttacaacaaaccaacaagacaggATTAAATGGTATTTTGGTAAAACTCTCATCGCTCAAATCACTGGAGGtcagagtaagatctgtacaggtgttcagtgtaaagagagattcagagacagactggagctggatcatcagactggatctctgaccatcatgaacatcaacctctcagactctggagaatatacacTACAGATCATCAGCAGAAGCATCCTCAGTGAAAAGATCGTTCATGTTTCTGTCTGTG gtgtttctggTGAACAAGATGAAATGAAGAgaaagtcagtgaaggagggagaatctgtcactttacATCCTGGTGTAGGAAGAAAAGCAAATGATTTGATGACGTGGTATTGTAATGGCATTGTCATCGttgaaatcactggagatcagagtaagatctgttcAGATGCTGATTGTAAAGATAGATTcggagacagactgaagctggatcatcagactggatctctgaccatcatgaacaccacaaacacagactctggagaatataaactacagatcCGCAGTAGTAGCAGTATTGTTGTCACCAGTTTAAAGGGCTTCAGCGTTTATATCACTG cTGTTCCAGATTCAGGACTGTCTCCAGGAGCTGTAGCAGGAATATGTGTTGCTCTGCTGCTCGTCGTCTGTGGAGTCGGTGGTGTTCTTGCAAAAAGGAAAGGTGAGAATTAA
- the LOC113078546 gene encoding uncharacterized protein LOC113078546 isoform X2 yields MEGDSVTMYTGVTTTQQEDIKWYFNNTRIAQITGDLSYNCTDVECNGGTDRFRDRLKLDNQTGSLTIMNITNTDSGLYELKIISIRRSSEKSFSVTFHDVPAAERDEMKRKSVKEGESVTLDPGVTKNPNDVMRWYFNDICIAVVNGDKRKICTDDQWDEKLKLDHQTGSLTITNTRTTDSGEYKLQIISSRFSIIKSFSVYVTDSGLSSAAVAGICAAATVCVLLLMAISLYLLHCPVRRKEYPV; encoded by the exons atggagggagattcagtcacaaTGTACACTGGTGTTACAACAACCCAACAAGAAGATATAAAATGGTATTTTAATAACACTCGCATCGCTCAAATCACTGGAGATCTCAGTTATAACTGTACAGATGTTGAGTGTAATGGAGGTACTGatagattcagagacagactgaagctggacaatcagactggatctctgaccatcatgaacatcacaaacacagactctggactttatgaatTAAAGATCATCAGCATCAGAAGAAGCAGTGAAAagagcttcagtgttacttttcaTG atgttcCTGCTGCTGAACGAGATGAAATGAAGAgaaagtcagtgaaggagggagaatctgtcactttagatcctgGTGTAACGAAAAACCCAAATGATGTGATGAggtggtattttaatgacatttgcATCGCTGTTGTCAATGGAGATAAGcgtaagatctgtacagatgatCAGTGGGATGAGAAattgaagctggatcatcagactggatctctgaccatcacaaacaccagaaccacagactctggagaatataaactacagatcatcagCAGCAGATTCAGCATCATAAAGAGCTTTAGTGTTTATGTCACTG ATTCAGGTCtgtcttcagctgctgtagcaggAATATGTGCAGCTGCTACTGTTTGTGTCCTGCTGCTGATGGCTATATCTCTTTATTTACTGCACTGTCCAGTAAGAAGAAAAGAGTATCCAGTCTAG